The stretch of DNA TGAATTACGTACTAGTGTGAGATAGGGGTAGTCAAGAACTTCAAATTGTCCATTCATCGAAATAGACCACTTCCTTGTCGTGTTTTGAAGCCGGAAACATCTTGAAGTAGTTAAAGATggaaaattcttcttcatcctccAAAGCCTTATTACCTGCCTCCGGCTCGCCCTCACCTTGGTTCATTTGTAGAATGCTCTCTAAGGTCACTCTATAGCAGTCATGCGTGACTTTTTCCAGCTTGTCGTCGTACACTAAGACTTCACACAAAGATCTGATATTTGAAGGGGTTAACTCGACATTGGCCACTTGTGCCGCTGTAAtaaattccaaaatttcttgtGTGGTAGAGTAATTTTTTACGTTTGGAGCATAAAAGACGTTTTTTTTGGGTCCATTTTCGAAATTCTTGAAGCCATTAGGGAAGGTGTTCTCTGATATGAACCTCCAAACAATAGTCAATAAACTATTGATAAATTCTATATCCAGCTCTCCATCTGTGAACCATGGACCTCCTGTGATGTCCACAGAGGGTTGTAAGCTGTACAACATGTAGATTTTCCTTGTGGGAAACTTTACACTCTTAACACTCTTCACGTATCTTTGGGATTCTAAACTCTTCAAGCATTTAAGAACTACATGCTGATGGAGATTGGTTCTTGCCTTGATAGTCTTGGACCATATCCCTTCTCTACCGCTAGCCTCGATATAAGAATATACCAGTGCCTCTTCAGCCGACATGGTGGCTTTCTTTTGCGCCTCAGATTCTAAGACAccttgaaattttaattCGTCGTTTTGTTTTACTAATTTGATCAAGTTCTTGTCTAGCAATTCCTGTACAATGGACATCAAGTCTGTTAACGACCCGATTCCCATTTGTTTTTGGAGTTCTTGCTGTGTAAATAATGCGCCTATTCCTTTCGACATCATCTGGCTATGTAAGGTTTTAGCATTGTCCGATAGCTGTAACCCATTTTCTATCATTCCACTCATATTCAGGATATTGGCGCTGTAAATTCTTCACTTGATTAAGATTTTCTGTAATGATCTCATCTCACAAATACATCGCAAATCaacttgaaaatttttaatacaataaaagatttgaaggaaaaaaaaagtgccTGTGCGCGATGTTActtaaaaacaaaaagattAAATAATTGCAATATCATCTAGTTGGATTCTAAATATACTACCAAACAAGGGCTTAAACATTTTAATAAACGATTTACATATTTACTGTGGGTATGGCAATGGGTGAGCGTAGGTATGCTACGGTAGGCGATGTAGTGAGTAGTGCGGACGAACCGTAGCCGTAACGTTTAATGCCCCCtgccttttcttctcaatTGCTCACATGTAAGCAAAGTCTTCCAAGAATCTGGTTTTACTCGTAGCCTTTTAACgctgttttttttttttgcacaCCTTTAAAACCTATAGAAACTCCTTCATATAAAATGTACTAGTTATAAGATGactttttatattcaaaattagaagaaaacttaactaaaattaaaaaaatagcgGCTATTAAAAGGTATTAAAAagtgagaaaaaaagaaaaaaattataaactTGAGAAATCAAAGGAGACTAAATGCATAAGCAAAGAGAAGAGGATCTCCTCGGATGATAGATTTATACAATTACTCTAACTTAGAAGGTTTACTAGACGGATTAACGGACTTGAATCGAATTCCGAAGGAATACTCCGCAGTATTGGAGCCATATTTTCAGAATATAGCAAGAAATGCACATTTAAAGTCTAGAGCTCTAAAAATTTGTCGTTCTAATTTCCATAAATGGAACGAAGAAGGTGCGAAGACAGTCAATCCGGAAATTATAAGAAGATGCCTTAACCTGTGGTATGTTTTGAAGGGCAAGGAATATAAAAAGTTGAAGGATCCTCCGCCTGCTGATAATATCATTAAGGATGAGATTGATGTCTCATATGTTAAGAATTTGAATGTAGTCAGGTTGGAATTTGACGAATTTGGTAAACTCATAAGTAATCCATTAGAGAATTTGATCTTGGAAGAGGTCGAAGTGAATGATTTCATACAAGAATAAACCTAAAGTGTGTTCACTCATCTAATATGCACGGAGCCTACCTTTTAGCTTTTGCTGCCAAACTAAACCAAGATTGAAAGATATATAATCGACTATCTTTCGTCTCGTAATCTGTATCATGCAATTTAAATTAATTATCAACATAAAATGCTCTAGTTAGCACGCGCATATCCAGGAAAGTTCACCAGTAACTATGTACTAGACAAAAGCAAACTGTTCGGAGCGACCATACACCATATGTTGTTGAATCAACTTTTCTTAAGGCTCTTTCGAGTTCATCATTAACCAACCTAGGTATTTTCCcgattttttggtaataTGTCAAAACAGCTACTTTGTATACATTTATAGACGCCTGGTGTCCTTTGAGCCTCACTTATATAAAGTAACCTTCACAAGATTTTGGATTTTGGTAATACATACGCTACTGCTATTTCTTGCGGAGCAGCAGAATCATCTTGCTCGGCCTCCTTTTCTGAAAATTTCGATGATACCTGAAATAATCATCATTAGCAGAGGGAATTTAAAAATAGAGGGTGTAAAATtatcaagatttttttttgctaaGGTGAATGAGTAGTGAGTAAAGAACTAAGAACAGTATGTCCGTTAGCACGCCAAGTGAGTTAGACGCATTAATAGAACAAGCCACTAGTGAGAGCATTCCCAACGGTGACCTTGATCTCCCCATAGCGTTGGAAATTTCAGATGTGTTAAGATCTAGAAGGGTAAATCCCAAAGATTCTATGCGTTgtataaagaaaaggattcTCAATACGGCCGATAATCCAAATACCCAATTGTCTTCCTGGAAGCTTACCAATATATGTGTAAAAAATGGTGGAACGCCTTTTATTAAGGAAATTTGTTCCAGAGAGTTCATGGATACCATGGAACATGTCATTTTAAGAGAAGATAGCAACGAAGAACTTTCTGAGCTGGTAAAGACCATATTATATGAACTATACGTAGCCTTCAAAAATGATTCGCAACTTAACTATGTGGCAAAAGT from Saccharomyces cerevisiae S288C chromosome XIV, complete sequence encodes:
- the RPC34 gene encoding DNA-directed RNA polymerase III subunit C34 (RNA polymerase III subunit C34; interacts with TFIIIB70 and is a key determinant in pol III recruitment by the preinitiation complex), with product MSGMIENGLQLSDNAKTLHSQMMSKGIGALFTQQELQKQMGIGSLTDLMSIVQELLDKNLIKLVKQNDELKFQGVLESEAQKKATMSAEEALVYSYIEASGREGIWSKTIKARTNLHQHVVLKCLKSLESQRYVKSVKSVKFPTRKIYMLYSLQPSVDITGGPWFTDGELDIEFINSLLTIVWRFISENTFPNGFKNFENGPKKNVFYAPNVKNYSTTQEILEFITAAQVANVELTPSNIRSLCEVLVYDDKLEKVTHDCYRVTLESILQMNQGEGEPEAGNKALEDEEEFSIFNYFKMFPASKHDKEVVYFDEWTI
- the SWM2 gene encoding Swm2p (Protein with a role in snRNA and snoRNA cap trimethylation; interacts with Tgs1p and shows similar phenotypes; required for trimethylation of the caps of spliceosomal snRNAs and the U3 snoRNA, and for efficient 3' end processing of U3 snoRNA; may act as a specificity factor for Tgs1p) — encoded protein: MIDLYNYSNLEGLLDGLTDLNRIPKEYSAVLEPYFQNIARNAHLKSRALKICRSNFHKWNEEGAKTVNPEIIRRCLNLWYVLKGKEYKKLKDPPPADNIIKDEIDVSYVKNLNVVRLEFDEFGKLISNPLENLILEEVEVNDFIQE